CTGGCACGCGACGTCACGCGCTTGATCCCCGGCAGGCGCGTGCGCTTGAGCATCAGCGCATTGATCGCGACGATCGCGGAACTGCCCGACATGGACAATGCAGCGACCTCGGGCGACAAGGTGAACGGATACAGCACCCCGGCCGCCAGCGGGAAGGCGAGCACGTTGTAGGCCACGGCCCACCAGAGGTTCTGGTGCATCTTGCGCAGCGTCGCCCGGGACAGTTCGATGGCCCCGACCACGTCGTAGGGGTCACTCTTCATCAACACCACCTGGGCGCTTTCCATCGCAACGTCCGTCCCCGCGCCAATCGCAAAGCCCACGTCGGCCTGCGTCAGCGCCGGAGCGTCGTTGATGCCGTCGCCGACCATGCCGACCTTGTGACCCTGCTGCTGCAGTTCCTTGATCTTGGAGGCCTTCTGCCCGGGCAACACATCCGCAAGCACGATGTCGATGCCCAGTTCCTTGCCGATGCGCTCGGCGGTCGCCTGGTTGTCGCCGGTCAGCATCGCGACCTTCACGCCGCGTGCCTGCAGCTTGGCGATCGTCTCGCGCGAGGTCGGCCGCACGGCATCGGCGATCGCGATGAGGCCGATCAGCCGGCCACCGCGCGCGACGTGGACCACAGTGCGCCCCCCGCCTTGCAGCCGCGTTGCCTCGCTGGCAAGGGGAGCCAGATCCACCTGTTCCGACTGCATCAGCAGCCGGTTGCCCAGGAGCACCGTCTCGCCCCCGATAGTGGCCCGTGCGCCTTGCCCATCGATGTTGGTGAAGTTCTCGGTGACCTCCGTCGGCATGTCTCCCGCACGCTTGAGCACTGCGAGCGCGAGGGGGTGCTCGGAGAACTTCTCCACCGCGGCGGCCGTCGCCAGAAGCCGCGTCTCCTCGACACCGGGCGCGGCCACCATCTCGACGACATCGGGCTGCCCCAGTGTCAAGGTGCCGGTCTTGTCGAACACCACGACCGTCAACTTGGTGGCGTTCTCCAATGCGGCCGCATTCTTGAAGAGAATGCCGTTCATTGCGCCCAGCCCGGTCCCGACCATGATGGCCATCGGGGTGGCCAGCCCCAGCGCATCAGGGCATGCGATCACGAACACGGTGATGGTCAAGGTGAGTGCGAACAGTAATGTCTGTCCCATCACCCAGTACCAGACGCTGAAGGTCAGCAGGCCAATCACGATCGCCGCCAGCACCAGCCACTGGGATGCGTGGTCGGCCAGCAGCTGGCCGGGGGCCTTCGAGTTCTGGGCCTCCTGGACCAGCTTGACAATCTGCGCCAAGGCCGTGTCCGCGCCGACCTTCGTGGCCTTGTAGCGAAAGCTCCCGCTCTTGTTGATGCTGGCGCCTACGACGGTGCTGCCCACGCCCTTCTTGACCGGCATGGACTCGCCCGTCAGCATCGACTCGTCCACTTGTGACGCGCCCTCGACGATCTCGCCATCCACCGGGATCTTGTCGCCGGGCTTGATCACGACCAGTTCCCCGGCTGCAACCTCGGCGGTCGGTACCTTGGTCTCCACCCCGTTGCGCACGACCGTGGCCATGGGTGGGGCGAGATCCATCAACGCGCGAATCGCGTCGGATGCGCCCGCGCGGGCGCGCATCTCCAGCCAGTGCCCCAGCAGGATGAAGACCAGCAGCACCGATGCCGCTTCATAGAACACCTCACCCTCGTAGAAGAAGGTCGCGCCGATGCTGAACAGGTAGCCGGTGCCCACCGACAGCACGACCAACGTGGCCATGTTGGCGACGCCGTTGCGCAGCGCGCGCCACGCCGCCACGTAGAAAGGCCAACCTGGATAGATGATCGCGGCACTTGCGAGGAAGAAAAGAAAGAGCTTGTCGTCCAGCCCGAACGGCGTCTGGAAGTCGCCGAACATCTTCCCCATCGGGGAATAGAAGAACACGGGAATGGCGAAGACCAGGGCCACGAAGAAGCGATTGCGCATGTCCCGAGCCATGTCCTGCATCGAGCCCGACCCGTGGCCCATGTCGTGCATCATGTCGTCCATCGCAGGGTCGCCTGCGTGGGCCTGGTGCGCAGCATGGGCGGCGGGCGTCGTGGCCGCAGCCTTCGCGCGTGCGGCCGTGGCGGGGGCATGCGCGTGGTGCCCCTCATGCCCCATCTCTTGCGCCTGACGTGCGGGTGCGCCGTGATGGCCGTGCACCGCATGGCTGGGGTCGGCAGAGACGCCAGCGGCGGGCGCGCACACGTGCTTGGGCGTCTGCTCGCCACGGCAGTGATAGCCGCATTCGGCGATGCGCTGGCGCAGATCCTCGACACTGAGTTGTCCCTCATCGAGATGGACCGTTGCGCTTCCCGCAACATAGTTGACATCTGCATGATGGACGCCGGGAAGCTGCAGCAGCTTGCGGCGTACTCCCTCCGCGCTCAGGCTCGATACGAGCCCTCCGACTTCAACGTTGATCGACTTCATGGCTGTTCTTCCTGTTCGCTGTGTTCGTGGTCTCAACGAGCGAGTCGGCCCGAGTCCAGGCAGTCCTGCGAGAACTCGAAGACGATCTCCCGGTCGGGAGCGATGACCTTGTGCTTCTTGCCGGCGTAATGCAGCCGGGAGAGGATGTCTCTGATCAGGTTGAGCCTCGCCAACCGTTTGTTGTCGGCGTGCACGACAGACCAGGGCGCCGCGGCCGTATGGGTGCGCATGAACATCTCGTCGCGCGCCCGTGTATAGCCGTCCCAGTGCTTCAGCGCGACGGCATCCACCGGGCTCGACTTCCACTGTTTGAGGGGATCACGGCGGCGTTCCCCGAGCCGGCGGCTCTGCTCCTTCTTGCCGATGTCGAGGTAATACTTCAGCAGCTTGATACCGGAGTTGACCAGCATCTCCTCGAACTTGGGCACTGAGTTCATGAATTCCTCGTGCTCCTCGGCGGTACAGAAGCCCATCACCGGTTCCACGCCCGCACGGTTGTACCAACTGCGGTTGAACACCACGAGCTCTTCGCCAACTGGCAGGTGCGGGACGTAGCGCTGGAAGTACCAGCCCGTGCGATCCCGGTCGGAGGGCTTTCCTAGCGCGACGACCCGTGTTTCCCGAGGACTCAGGTGTTCGACCAGCCGCTTGATGCTGCCGTCCTTGCCTGCGCCGTCCCTTCCCTCCAAGAGGATCAGGATACGGTCGTTGCATTTGATGAAATGCCGCTGCAGTTTCACCAGTTCGATCTGCAGCATGTGCAACTGTGCTTCGTAGTCCTCGCGGCCGATCGAGCGTGTCGCTGTCTCGTCGCGCGCTGAGCCGTGGGCAGTGCCGGTGCCGTCCACATCGGCCTTGTGCTTGGCGCCTTTGGCGCCCTTCTTGTTCTTTGCCATGGGTTCTCCGTTAGGTCTGGTCGCAGGCGATCAGCATAGCGTGTGTCGACGCCCGGCGGGGCGCGGCGCTCATGTCCGCATCCGAGCGGGAGCCGCAGCCATCGCCTTGTCCGTAGGCTGCAGCCAGGTACGGTCGATTGATGCGCTGACGCCAGCGGGTCTTCTTCATGTCAGCCTCGCTGGCGCGTGTCCGAGAGGGAGGGAAGGAAGCGCGGCGTGCGCGCGGCATAGGCGTCGAACTCGGCGCCGAACTGCTTGCGCATGTCCTTCTCCTCGTTGACAGCCAGCCTCGAATACATCACGACGAGGAAGGGGAACATCAGCAGCGTCAACAGCGTCGGCCACTGCAGCAGAAAGCCGAAAAGGATCGCCACGAAGGCCACATACTGCGGGTGCCGAATCCTGGCGTATGGGCCGCTCACGGCAAGTTGGGCGTGCCGTTGCGCGTGGTAGAGCACCGTCCAGGCGCTCGACAGAAGCCAGAAGCCGCCCCCGATGAAGATGTAGCTCGCGATATGAAGCGGGCTGAAGTGAGGGTCGCCGCTCTCGCCCAGCAGGGTCGACCAGAGATGGCCGCTGTTGTGCGACAGCAAGTCCAGACTGGGATACTTGGTCTGAAGCCAGCCGGACAGCACGTACAGCGTCAGCGGAAAGCCGTACATCTCGACGAACAAGGCAACAATGAACGCTGCGAATGTCCCGAAGGTTCTCCAGTCGCGCGAGGTCTGCGGTTTGAAGAAGCTGAAGGCGAACATGATGAAGACCGCCGAGTTCACGAGGACGAGCAGCCAAAGCCCATAAGCGGGCGCATCGTGGTTCATTTGCGCTCTCCCGGGTACGGTGGATTCGCCTTGCTACCGTCGCCTGGTACGGCATGGCGATGCATCAGCACATGAGCGATGACGCAAGTCGCCAGGAGGACCAGTGGCAGCGCGGCCAGGTAGTGCCCGCGGTGTTCCGTCAGCAGCATGTAGATGCTCACGGCCAGGAAGACCAGAAAGCCCAGGAACCATCGCGAGCGCGAAAACCTTGGACCGGTGCGGTGAGAAGTTGTCATGGTCGTCCTCCTCACTTCGCCGGCTCAGGCATCCGGTCCATCATCATCTGCATCATGGACTGGCACATGTCCATGCGCATTTCGAGCATTTGCTGCCGCTCAGCTGTCGGCGCCGACTCGGCTCCATCCTTCATTGCGCCCATCATCGCCATGCCAGCCCGCA
This Cupriavidus nantongensis DNA region includes the following protein-coding sequences:
- a CDS encoding heavy metal translocating P-type ATPase; translated protein: MKSINVEVGGLVSSLSAEGVRRKLLQLPGVHHADVNYVAGSATVHLDEGQLSVEDLRQRIAECGYHCRGEQTPKHVCAPAAGVSADPSHAVHGHHGAPARQAQEMGHEGHHAHAPATAARAKAAATTPAAHAAHQAHAGDPAMDDMMHDMGHGSGSMQDMARDMRNRFFVALVFAIPVFFYSPMGKMFGDFQTPFGLDDKLFLFFLASAAIIYPGWPFYVAAWRALRNGVANMATLVVLSVGTGYLFSIGATFFYEGEVFYEAASVLLVFILLGHWLEMRARAGASDAIRALMDLAPPMATVVRNGVETKVPTAEVAAGELVVIKPGDKIPVDGEIVEGASQVDESMLTGESMPVKKGVGSTVVGASINKSGSFRYKATKVGADTALAQIVKLVQEAQNSKAPGQLLADHASQWLVLAAIVIGLLTFSVWYWVMGQTLLFALTLTITVFVIACPDALGLATPMAIMVGTGLGAMNGILFKNAAALENATKLTVVVFDKTGTLTLGQPDVVEMVAAPGVEETRLLATAAAVEKFSEHPLALAVLKRAGDMPTEVTENFTNIDGQGARATIGGETVLLGNRLLMQSEQVDLAPLASEATRLQGGGRTVVHVARGGRLIGLIAIADAVRPTSRETIAKLQARGVKVAMLTGDNQATAERIGKELGIDIVLADVLPGQKASKIKELQQQGHKVGMVGDGINDAPALTQADVGFAIGAGTDVAMESAQVVLMKSDPYDVVGAIELSRATLRKMHQNLWWAVAYNVLAFPLAAGVLYPFTLSPEVAALSMSGSSAIVAINALMLKRTRLPGIKRVTSRASVPAAASA
- the ppk2 gene encoding polyphosphate kinase 2, with product MAKNKKGAKGAKHKADVDGTGTAHGSARDETATRSIGREDYEAQLHMLQIELVKLQRHFIKCNDRILILLEGRDGAGKDGSIKRLVEHLSPRETRVVALGKPSDRDRTGWYFQRYVPHLPVGEELVVFNRSWYNRAGVEPVMGFCTAEEHEEFMNSVPKFEEMLVNSGIKLLKYYLDIGKKEQSRRLGERRRDPLKQWKSSPVDAVALKHWDGYTRARDEMFMRTHTAAAPWSVVHADNKRLARLNLIRDILSRLHYAGKKHKVIAPDREIVFEFSQDCLDSGRLAR
- a CDS encoding methyltransferase family protein; this encodes MNHDAPAYGLWLLVLVNSAVFIMFAFSFFKPQTSRDWRTFGTFAAFIVALFVEMYGFPLTLYVLSGWLQTKYPSLDLLSHNSGHLWSTLLGESGDPHFSPLHIASYIFIGGGFWLLSSAWTVLYHAQRHAQLAVSGPYARIRHPQYVAFVAILFGFLLQWPTLLTLLMFPFLVVMYSRLAVNEEKDMRKQFGAEFDAYAARTPRFLPSLSDTRQRG
- a CDS encoding DUF2933 domain-containing protein, translated to MTTSHRTGPRFSRSRWFLGFLVFLAVSIYMLLTEHRGHYLAALPLVLLATCVIAHVLMHRHAVPGDGSKANPPYPGERK